Proteins found in one Lates calcarifer isolate ASB-BC8 linkage group LG8, TLL_Latcal_v3, whole genome shotgun sequence genomic segment:
- the lbx2 gene encoding transcription factor LBX2: MTSSKDMKAGSVLQSSGEERRRAPLDQLPPPANSNKPLTPFSIEDILNKPSVKKSVASICPPRVLEKVTGSNAARNGITTPSSPLCALEELASKTFKGLEVSVIQAAEGREHLNAFGQRQTSKKRRKSRTAFTNHQIYELEKRFLYQKYLSPADRDQIAQQLGLSNAQVITWFQNRRAKLKRDLEEMKADVESLKKITPQTLQKLVSMDNIEDPQGGGPEARSPSISPTSQGHRAFPQSPSSSRDQTTDEFSEDDEEIEVDD; encoded by the exons ATGACCTCCAGTAAAGACATGAAGGCAGGTTCTGTGTTGCAGTCCAGCGGCGAGGAGAGGAGACGGGCTCCCTTGGACCAGCTGCCGCCGCCGGCCAACTCCAACAAGCCTCTAACGCCGTTCAGCATTGAGGATATCCTTAACAAACCCTCGGTAAAGAAGTCGGTTGCCAGTATCTGTCCGCCGAGAGTGCTGGAGAAAGTCACGGGCTCTAACGCGGCGAGAAACGGGATCACCACTCCCTCCTCGCCGCTGTGCGCGCTGGAGGAGTTGGCCAGCAAAACGTTTAAGGGTCTGGAAGTCAGCGTTATCCAGGCAGCAGAAG GTCGCGAGCATCTAAACGCCTTCGGACAGAGACAGACGTcgaaaaagaggagaaagtcGCGGACGGCCTTCACCAATCACCAGATCTACGAGCTGGAGAAGAGGTTTTTGTACCAGAAGTATCTCTCTCCGGCCGACCGAGACCAGATCGCGCAGCAGCTGGGGCTGTCCAACGCGCAGGTCATCACCTGGTTTCAGAACCGCAGGGCCAAACTCAAGCGGGACCTGGAGGAGATGAAAGCGGACGTGGAGTCGCTAAAGAAAATCACCCCACAGACCCTGCAGAAGCTCGTCAGCATGGACAACATTGAGGATCCCCAGGGTGGGGGGCCGGAGGCCAGATCGCCCAGTATCTCCCCGACCTCGCAAGGACACCGGGCCTTCCCACAGTCCCCCTCCTCATCCAGAGACCAAACCACGGATGAATTCTCGGAGGACGACGAGGAGATCGAGGTGGACGATTGA
- the pcgf1 gene encoding polycomb group RING finger protein 1 isoform X2, with protein sequence MAEQGPMAIAMRLRNQLQSVYKLDPLRNEEEVKLKIKDLNEHIVCYLCAGYFIDATTITECLHTFCKSCIVKYLQTSKYCPMCNIKIHETQPLLNLKLDRVMQDIVYKLVPGLQESEDKRIKEFYQSRGLERVIQPVGDDAVPDATGLPYTSFDHSKAHFYRYDEQVSLCLERLSSSLAGKDKTKLTLQKFVRCSVRAEVRHLRKVLCHRLNVEKHQVQMLFNNESLPDHMTMKRLWLSHWFGKAQPLVLHYTIKDKRTR encoded by the exons ATGGCGGAGCAAGGTCCGATGGCTATAGCGATGCGGCTACGAAATCAGCTACAGTCCGTCTACAAACTGGACCCGCTGAGGAACGAG GAGGAGGTCAAGTTGAAGATCAAGGACCTGAATGAACACATCGTCTGCTACCTTTGTGCGGGTTACTTCATAGATGCCACAACAATTACAGAGTGTTTGCACACCT TCTGTAAAAGTTGTATTGTGAAATACCTGCAAACGAGCAAGTATTGTCCAATGTGCAACATCAAAATCCATGAGACGCAGCCTTTACTCAATCTCAAACTGGATCGAGTGATGCAAGACATTGTCTACAAACTGGTGCCTGGACTTCAAGAAA GTGAGGACAAACGAATAAAGGAATTTTATCAGTCACGTGGGTTAGAGAGAGTCATCCAACCTGTTGGGGATG atgCAGTACCCGATGCTACAGGTTTGCCGTACACAAGCTTTGATCATTCAAAAGCTCACTTCTACAGATATGATGAGCAGGTTTCACTCTGTTTAGAAAGGCTAAG TTCATCGCTTGCTGGAAAAGATAAGACAAAACTTACTCTTCAG aagTTTGTTCGCTGTTCTGTTCGAGCAGAAGTGAGACACCTACGGAAAGTGCTTTGTCATCGGCTAAACGTGGAAAAACACCAG GTCCAGATGTTGTTCAATAACGAGTCTCTGCCCGATCACATGACCATGAAACGATTATGGCTCTCACACTGGTTTGGCAAG gCCCAACCACTAGTCCTTCACTATACCATCAAGGACAAAAGGACCAGATAg
- the pcgf1 gene encoding polycomb group RING finger protein 1 isoform X1 → MAEQGPMAIAMRLRNQLQSVYKLDPLRNEEEVKLKIKDLNEHIVCYLCAGYFIDATTITECLHTFCKSCIVKYLQTSKYCPMCNIKIHETQPLLNLKLDRVMQDIVYKLVPGLQESEDKRIKEFYQSRGLERVIQPVGDDAVPDATGLPYTSFDHSKAHFYRYDEQVSLCLERLSSSLAGKDKTKLTLQQKFVRCSVRAEVRHLRKVLCHRLNVEKHQVQMLFNNESLPDHMTMKRLWLSHWFGKAQPLVLHYTIKDKRTR, encoded by the exons ATGGCGGAGCAAGGTCCGATGGCTATAGCGATGCGGCTACGAAATCAGCTACAGTCCGTCTACAAACTGGACCCGCTGAGGAACGAG GAGGAGGTCAAGTTGAAGATCAAGGACCTGAATGAACACATCGTCTGCTACCTTTGTGCGGGTTACTTCATAGATGCCACAACAATTACAGAGTGTTTGCACACCT TCTGTAAAAGTTGTATTGTGAAATACCTGCAAACGAGCAAGTATTGTCCAATGTGCAACATCAAAATCCATGAGACGCAGCCTTTACTCAATCTCAAACTGGATCGAGTGATGCAAGACATTGTCTACAAACTGGTGCCTGGACTTCAAGAAA GTGAGGACAAACGAATAAAGGAATTTTATCAGTCACGTGGGTTAGAGAGAGTCATCCAACCTGTTGGGGATG atgCAGTACCCGATGCTACAGGTTTGCCGTACACAAGCTTTGATCATTCAAAAGCTCACTTCTACAGATATGATGAGCAGGTTTCACTCTGTTTAGAAAGGCTAAG TTCATCGCTTGCTGGAAAAGATAAGACAAAACTTACTCTTCAG cagaagTTTGTTCGCTGTTCTGTTCGAGCAGAAGTGAGACACCTACGGAAAGTGCTTTGTCATCGGCTAAACGTGGAAAAACACCAG GTCCAGATGTTGTTCAATAACGAGTCTCTGCCCGATCACATGACCATGAAACGATTATGGCTCTCACACTGGTTTGGCAAG gCCCAACCACTAGTCCTTCACTATACCATCAAGGACAAAAGGACCAGATAg